The Ciona intestinalis unplaced genomic scaffold, KH HT000018.2, whole genome shotgun sequence genome contains a region encoding:
- the LOC100183340 gene encoding uncharacterized protein LOC100183340 gives MTSEIVAYSDALKSLNPKYILVEKLMISPKGKKGPLIELLSVINNDFLMNARASTPAIPLGERRSKQSYGGFSTRSLRSERRKSRVNLRLAILAMEQQKLHEARPKAREMREAADRKAREMREDAERVAREMREDAERNAYADSDSPTTTICKACSAHNNKRRTSSNNTLIAFSNLDESDDIDKTSSFFENEVVVPTDFHCSVQTIFTNEVSSLNSWQKLFIDQQVKNANSSSSGHRYHPDVVRWAIELFSRSPSAYEHLRTTGVLTLPAKSTIASYRYGFLIFSGPVSCMSKLFYFSNSISPEPGLNTKALEEIERVVKLNGNLSAYVTLDEMKIRENLIIKNGKLIGFVDFGKDLVQTKSQLASHLLVFYLRSSDREISIPLAWYPTHSTPPHVLAMLFWQLLWECESRGVQIHAVVCDGHPSNRTFFKLIACRPLNVSGPDLYTAINPYACDRHIFLCSDPSHLLKTARNSLFSSKPGGSRYMNNNGDILWTHILSVYKTEQQNLMLSRCRLSSAHIYLNSYTKMKVNLAREVLSWSVGKCLEQIPAANATAKFVLLFAKWFDIMNCSRSNPIKTIIG, from the exons atgacgtcagaaatCGTCGCTTATTCTGATGCTCTGAAAAGCCTGAACCCGAAATATATTCTTGTTGAAAAGTTAATGATATCCCCCAAAGGAAAAAAAGGTCCCCTGATTGAACTCCTTTCCGttattaacaatgatttctTAATGAACGCCCGTGCCTCTACCCCCGCCATCCCGTTAGGAG AACGACGTTCAAAACAATCTTACGGTGGTTTCAGCACTAGATCTCTACGTAGCGAACGACGTAAGAGTCGCGTTAACCTGAGATTAGCTATTCTAGCGATGGAACAGCAGAAGCTGCACGAAGCCCGTCCAAAAGCACGCGAAATGCGAGAAGCTGCTGATAGAAAAGCACGCGAAATGCGAGAAGATGCCGAAAGAGTAGCACGCGAAATGCGAGAAGATGCCGAAAGA AATGCCTATGCAGATAGTGATTCTCCAACTACCACAATCTGTAAAGCCTGCTCTgcacataataataaaagacGAACATCAAGTAACAATACTTTGATAGCATTTTCCAACCTCGATGAA TCTGATGATATTGACAAAACCTCCAGTTTCTTTGAAAATGAAGTTGTAGTTCCAACAGATTTTCACTGTTCTGTACAG ACTATATTTACAAATGAGGTTTCTTCGTTAAACTCCTGGCAAAAACTTTTCATTGACCAGCAAGTAAAGAATGCAAACTCTTCTTCATCCGGTCATCG TTACCATCCAGATGTTGTCCGCTGGGCAATTGAACTGTTTAGCAGATCACCTTCTGCATATGAACACCTCCGAACGACTGGAGTTTTAACATTACCAGCTAAGAGTACAATTGCTTCTTATCGGTATGGgtttcttattttttctggACCAGTGTCCTGCATGTctaaacttttttactttagCAATAGCATTTCACCTGAACCTGGTTTAAATACAAAGGCCCTGGAAGAAATAGAAAGGGTGGTTAAACTAAACGGGAATTTATCTGCATATGTGACACTCGATGAAATGAAAA TTCGTGAAAATTTAATCATCAAAAATGGAAAGCTGATTGGTTTTGTTGATTTTGGAAAAGATCTTGTTCAAACCAAGTCACAGCTTGCAAGTCATCTTCTAG tGTTCTACCTCCGATCAAGCGATCGCGAAATATCTATTCCCTTGGCATGGTACCCAACCCACAGTACACCACCCCATGTTCTAGCCATGTTGTTTTGGCAACTTCTCTGGGAGTGTGAGTCGAGAGGAGTTCAAATACATGCTGTGGTGTGTGATGGACATCCCAGCAACAGAACTTTTTTCAAACTCATTGCTTGCCGTCCTTTAAATGTGTCAGGCCCAGATTTGTACACAGCAATCAATCCTTATGCATGTGACAggcatatatttttatgctcTGATCCTTCACATTTGCTGAAG ACTGCACGTAATTCACTGTTCAGTTCAAAGCCTGGTGGTTCTAGGTATATGAACAACAATGGTGACATACTCTGGACACACATCTTATCAGTTTATAAGACTGAGCAACAAAACCTCATGCTTAGCAGATGTCGTTTATCTTCAGCACATATATACCTTAACTCCTACACAAAA ATGAAAGTGAACTTGGCAAGAGAGGTTTTAAGCTGGAGTGTAGGAAAATGTTTAGAACAAATACCTGCTGCTAATGCAAccgcaaaatttgttttgctgtttgCCAA ATGGTTCGATATTATGAATTGTAGTCGATCCAACCCAATTAAAACGATAATCGGTTAA